One genomic window of Rhinolophus ferrumequinum isolate MPI-CBG mRhiFer1 chromosome 23, mRhiFer1_v1.p, whole genome shotgun sequence includes the following:
- the IDH3B gene encoding isocitrate dehydrogenase [NAD] subunit beta, mitochondrial isoform X3, translated as MAALSCTRWLTRALVTAPNPRAWRSLCTSAVAHAAPRNQAEDVPVEGAFPVTMLPGDGVGPELMHAVKEVFKAASVPVEFQEHYLSEVQNMASEEKLEQVLSSMKENKVAIIGKIHTPMEYKGELASYDMRLRRKLDLFANVVHVKSLPGYMTRHNNLDLVIIREQTEGEYSSLEHESARGVIECLKIVTRTKSQRIAKFAFDYATKKGRDKVTAVHKANIMKLGDGLFLQCCEEVAELYPKIKFETMIIDNCCMQLVQNPYQFDVLVMPNLYGNIIDNLAAGLVGGAGVVPGESYSAEYAVFEMGARHPFAQAVGRNIANPTAMLLSASNMLRHLNLEYHSNMIADAVKKVIKVGKLSSAIPSFLLHPLALLWAILMLNL; from the exons ATGGCGGCTCTCAGCTGTACCCGCTGGTTGACCCGA GCGCTGGTCACCGCCCCGAACCCCAGGGCATGGAGGAGCCTTTGTACCTCGGCGGTGGCGCACGCCGCCCCGCGGAACCAG GCCGAGGACGTGCCGGTGGAGGGCGCCTTTCCTGTGACCATGCTGCCAGGAGACGGCGTGGGACCTGAGCTGATGCACGCTGTCAAAGAGGTGTTCAAG GCTGCCAGTGTCCCAGTGGAGTTCCAGGAGCATTACTTGAGCGAGGTGCAGAATATGGCCTCTGAGGAGAAGTTGGAGCAAGTGCTGAGTTCCATGAAGGAGAATAAGGTGGCCATCATTG GAAAGATCCACACTCCGATGGAGTATAAGGGGGAACTAGCCTCCTACGATATGCGACTGAG GCGTAAGTTGGACTTGTTTGCCAATGTAGTCCATGTGAAGTCACTTCCTGGGTACATGACTCGACACAACAATCTAGATCTGGTGATCATTCGAGAACAGACAGAAGGGGAGTACAGCTCTCTGGAACATGAG AGTGCGAGGGGCGTGATTGAGTGCTTGAAGATTGTCACTCGAACCAAATCTCAGCGGATTGCAAAGTTCGCCTTCGACTATGCCACTAAGAAGGGGCGGGACAAGGTCACGGCTGTCCACAAGGCCAATATCAT GAAACTTGGGGATGGGTTGTTCCTGCAGTGCTGTGAGGAAGTTGCTGAACTGTATCCCAAAATCAAGTTTGAGACAATGATCATAGACAACTGCTGCATGCAG CTGGTGCAGAATCCTTACCAGTTTGATGTGCTGGTGATGCCCAATCTCTATGGAAACATTATTGACAATCTGGCTGCTGGCCTGGTTGGGGGAGCTGGTGTGGTCCCTGGTGAAAGCTACAGTGCAGAGTATGCAGTCTTTGAAATG GGCGCCCGGCACCCATTTGCCCAGGCAGTGGGTAGGAATATAGCCAACCCCACAGCCATGCTGCTGTCAGCCTCCAACATGTTACGGCACCTCAA TCTAGAATATCACTCCAACATGATTGCAGATGCAGTGAAGAAGGTCATCAAAGTGGGCAAG TTGTCATCTGCTATTCCTTCTTTCCTGCTCCATCCATTGGCTCTTTTATGGGCCATCTTAATGCTGAACTTGTAG
- the IDH3B gene encoding isocitrate dehydrogenase [NAD] subunit beta, mitochondrial isoform X2 gives MAALSCTRWLTRALVTAPNPRAWRSLCTSAVAHAAPRNQAEDVPVEGAFPVTMLPGDGVGPELMHAVKEVFKAASVPVEFQEHYLSEVQNMASEEKLEQVLSSMKENKVAIIGKIHTPMEYKGELASYDMRLRRKLDLFANVVHVKSLPGYMTRHNNLDLVIIREQTEGEYSSLEHESARGVIECLKIVTRTKSQRIAKFAFDYATKKGRDKVTAVHKANIMKLGDGLFLQCCEEVAELYPKIKFETMIIDNCCMQLVQNPYQFDVLVMPNLYGNIIDNLAAGLVGGAGVVPGESYSAEYAVFEMGARHPFAQAVGRNIANPTAMLLSASNMLRHLNLEYHSNMIADAVKKVIKVGKVRTPDMGGYATCRDFTEAVIDALSHP, from the exons ATGGCGGCTCTCAGCTGTACCCGCTGGTTGACCCGA GCGCTGGTCACCGCCCCGAACCCCAGGGCATGGAGGAGCCTTTGTACCTCGGCGGTGGCGCACGCCGCCCCGCGGAACCAG GCCGAGGACGTGCCGGTGGAGGGCGCCTTTCCTGTGACCATGCTGCCAGGAGACGGCGTGGGACCTGAGCTGATGCACGCTGTCAAAGAGGTGTTCAAG GCTGCCAGTGTCCCAGTGGAGTTCCAGGAGCATTACTTGAGCGAGGTGCAGAATATGGCCTCTGAGGAGAAGTTGGAGCAAGTGCTGAGTTCCATGAAGGAGAATAAGGTGGCCATCATTG GAAAGATCCACACTCCGATGGAGTATAAGGGGGAACTAGCCTCCTACGATATGCGACTGAG GCGTAAGTTGGACTTGTTTGCCAATGTAGTCCATGTGAAGTCACTTCCTGGGTACATGACTCGACACAACAATCTAGATCTGGTGATCATTCGAGAACAGACAGAAGGGGAGTACAGCTCTCTGGAACATGAG AGTGCGAGGGGCGTGATTGAGTGCTTGAAGATTGTCACTCGAACCAAATCTCAGCGGATTGCAAAGTTCGCCTTCGACTATGCCACTAAGAAGGGGCGGGACAAGGTCACGGCTGTCCACAAGGCCAATATCAT GAAACTTGGGGATGGGTTGTTCCTGCAGTGCTGTGAGGAAGTTGCTGAACTGTATCCCAAAATCAAGTTTGAGACAATGATCATAGACAACTGCTGCATGCAG CTGGTGCAGAATCCTTACCAGTTTGATGTGCTGGTGATGCCCAATCTCTATGGAAACATTATTGACAATCTGGCTGCTGGCCTGGTTGGGGGAGCTGGTGTGGTCCCTGGTGAAAGCTACAGTGCAGAGTATGCAGTCTTTGAAATG GGCGCCCGGCACCCATTTGCCCAGGCAGTGGGTAGGAATATAGCCAACCCCACAGCCATGCTGCTGTCAGCCTCCAACATGTTACGGCACCTCAA TCTAGAATATCACTCCAACATGATTGCAGATGCAGTGAAGAAGGTCATCAAAGTGGGCAAG GTTCGAACTCCTGACATGGGTGGCTATGCCACCTGCCGAGACTTCACTGAGGCTGTCATTGATGCCCTGTCCCACCCATAG
- the IDH3B gene encoding isocitrate dehydrogenase [NAD] subunit beta, mitochondrial isoform X1, producing MAALSCTRWLTRALVTAPNPRAWRSLCTSAVAHAAPRNQAEDVPVEGAFPVTMLPGDGVGPELMHAVKEVFKAASVPVEFQEHYLSEVQNMASEEKLEQVLSSMKENKVAIIGKIHTPMEYKGELASYDMRLRRKLDLFANVVHVKSLPGYMTRHNNLDLVIIREQTEGEYSSLEHESARGVIECLKIVTRTKSQRIAKFAFDYATKKGRDKVTAVHKANIMKLGDGLFLQCCEEVAELYPKIKFETMIIDNCCMQLVQNPYQFDVLVMPNLYGNIIDNLAAGLVGGAGVVPGESYSAEYAVFEMGARHPFAQAVGRNIANPTAMLLSASNMLRHLNLEYHSNMIADAVKKVIKVGKVRTRDMGGYSTTTDFIKSVIGHLHPYGG from the exons ATGGCGGCTCTCAGCTGTACCCGCTGGTTGACCCGA GCGCTGGTCACCGCCCCGAACCCCAGGGCATGGAGGAGCCTTTGTACCTCGGCGGTGGCGCACGCCGCCCCGCGGAACCAG GCCGAGGACGTGCCGGTGGAGGGCGCCTTTCCTGTGACCATGCTGCCAGGAGACGGCGTGGGACCTGAGCTGATGCACGCTGTCAAAGAGGTGTTCAAG GCTGCCAGTGTCCCAGTGGAGTTCCAGGAGCATTACTTGAGCGAGGTGCAGAATATGGCCTCTGAGGAGAAGTTGGAGCAAGTGCTGAGTTCCATGAAGGAGAATAAGGTGGCCATCATTG GAAAGATCCACACTCCGATGGAGTATAAGGGGGAACTAGCCTCCTACGATATGCGACTGAG GCGTAAGTTGGACTTGTTTGCCAATGTAGTCCATGTGAAGTCACTTCCTGGGTACATGACTCGACACAACAATCTAGATCTGGTGATCATTCGAGAACAGACAGAAGGGGAGTACAGCTCTCTGGAACATGAG AGTGCGAGGGGCGTGATTGAGTGCTTGAAGATTGTCACTCGAACCAAATCTCAGCGGATTGCAAAGTTCGCCTTCGACTATGCCACTAAGAAGGGGCGGGACAAGGTCACGGCTGTCCACAAGGCCAATATCAT GAAACTTGGGGATGGGTTGTTCCTGCAGTGCTGTGAGGAAGTTGCTGAACTGTATCCCAAAATCAAGTTTGAGACAATGATCATAGACAACTGCTGCATGCAG CTGGTGCAGAATCCTTACCAGTTTGATGTGCTGGTGATGCCCAATCTCTATGGAAACATTATTGACAATCTGGCTGCTGGCCTGGTTGGGGGAGCTGGTGTGGTCCCTGGTGAAAGCTACAGTGCAGAGTATGCAGTCTTTGAAATG GGCGCCCGGCACCCATTTGCCCAGGCAGTGGGTAGGAATATAGCCAACCCCACAGCCATGCTGCTGTCAGCCTCCAACATGTTACGGCACCTCAA TCTAGAATATCACTCCAACATGATTGCAGATGCAGTGAAGAAGGTCATCAAAGTGGGCAAG GTGCGGACAAGAGACATGGGCGGCTACAGCACCACAACCGACTTCATCAAGTCTGTCATCGGCCACCTGCACCCCTATGGGGGCTAG
- the NOP56 gene encoding nucleolar protein 56, whose amino-acid sequence MVLLHVLFEHAVGYALLALKEVEEISLLLPQVEECVLNLGKFHNLVRLVAFSPFASSQIALENANAVSEGVVHEDLRLLLETHLPSKKKKVLLGVGDPKIGAAIQEELGYNCQTGGVIAEILRGVRLHFHNLVKGLTDLSACKAQLGLGHSYSRAKVKFNVNRVDNMIIQSISLLDQLDKDINTFSMRVREWYGYHFPELVKIISDNATYCRVAQFIGNRKELNEEKLEKLEELTMDGAKAKAILDASRSSMGMDISAIDLINIESFSSRVVSLSEYRQSLHTYLRSKMSQVAPSLSALIGEAVGARLIAHAGSLTNLAKYPASTVQILGAEKALFRALKTRGNTPKYGLIFHSTFIGRAAAKNKGRISRYLANKCSIASRIDCFSEVPTSVFGEKLREQVEERLSFYETGDIPRKNLEVMKEAMVQAEEAAAEITRKLEKQEKKRLKKEKKRLAAIALASSENSSTPEECEETSERPKKKKKQKFQEVPQENGMEDPPVSLPKPKKKKSFSKEEVVSSDLEETGGSGSLPKKKKSFPKEESVIDPEEAGNRSVPKKKRKFSSKEDPLSSGPEETAGTKNSSSKKKKKLQKLAQED is encoded by the exons ATG GTGCTGCTGCACGTGCTGTTCGAGCACGCGGTTGGCTACGCGCTGCTGGCGCTGAAGGAGGTGGAGGAGATCAGCCTGCTGCTGCCGCAG GTGGAGGAGTGCGTGCTCAACTTAGGCAAGTTCCACAACCTCGTTCGTCTCGTGGCCTTTAGTCCCTTTGCCTCGTCCCAGATTGCCTTGGAAAATGCCAACGCTGTGTCTGAAG GTGTTGTTCATGAGGACCTCCGCCTGCTCTTGGAGACTCACTTGCCatccaaaaagaagaaagtacTCTTGGGGGTTGGGGACCCCAAGATTGGTGCTGCTATACAAGAAGAGTTAGGGTACAACTGCCAGACTGGAGGCGTGATAGCCGAAATCCTTCGAG GAGTTCGTCTGCACTTCCACAACCTGGTGAAGGGGCTGACCGATCTGTCTGCTTGTAAAGCCCAGCTGGGGCTGGGACACAGCTATTCTCGTGCCAAAGTTAAGTTTAATGTGAACCGGGTGGACAATATGATTATCCAGTCCATTAGCCTCCTGGACCAGCTAGATAAGGACATCAACACCTTCTCCATGCGTGTCAG GGAGTGGTATGGATATCACTTTCCCGAGCTGGTGAAGATCATCAGTGACAACGCTACCTACTGCCGCGTTGCTCAGTTCATTGGGAACCGAAAAGAGTTGAATGAAGAAAAGTTGGAGAAGCTGGAAGAGCTGACGATGGATGGGGCCAAAGCTAAAGCTATTCTGGATGCCTCGCGGTCCTCCATGG GCATGGACATATCAGCCATCGACTTGATAAACATCGAGAGCTTCTCCAGTCGTGTGGTGTCTTTGTCAGAGTACCGCCAGAGCCTGCACACTTACCTGCGATCCAAGATGAGCCAAGTAGCCCCCAGCCTGTCGGCCCTAATTGGGGAAGCG GTAGGCGCACGTCTCATTGCTCATGCTGGCAGCCTCACCAACCTGGCCAAGTATCCAGCATCCACAGTGCAGATCCTTGGGGCTGAAAAGGCCCTGTTCAG GGCCCTGAAGACAAGGGGTAACACTCCAAAATACGGACTCATTTTCCATTCCACCTTCATTGGCCGAGCAGCTGCCAAGAACAAAGGCCGCATCTCCCGATACCTGGCAAACAAATGCAGTATTGCCTCACGAATTGATTGCTTTTCTG AGGTGCCCACAAGTGTCTTTGGGGAGAAGCTTCGAGAACAAGTTGAGGAACGGCTGTCCTTCTATGAGACTGGAGATATTCCACGAAAGAATCTGGAGGTCATGAAGGAGGCAATGGTTCAG GCTGAGGAAGCGGCTGCCGAGATTACTAGGAAGctggagaaacaggagaaaaaacgcttgaagaaggaaaagaaacggTTGGCTGCAATTGCCCTCGCATCTTCAGAAAATAGTAGTACGCCGGAGGAGTGTGAG GAGACAAGTGAAAGacccaaaaagaagaaaaagcaaaagttcCAGGAGGTTCCTCAGGAAAATGGAATGGAAGACCCACCTGTCTCTTTACCCaaacccaagaaaaaaaaatctttttccaagGAGGAGGTGGTTAGTAGTGATCTTGAGGAAACAGGTGGCAGTGGAAGTCttcccaagaaaaagaaatctttccccAAAGAGGAATCAGTCATTGACCCTGAAGAGGCAGGAAATAGGAGTGTCcccaagaaaaagaggaaattctcTTCCAAAGAGGACCCCCTCAGCAGTGGACCTGAAGAGACTGCTGGCACCAAGAACAGCAgctccaagaaaaagaaaaagctccaaAAGCTGGCCCAGGAAGATTAG